A region of Paractinoplanes abujensis DNA encodes the following proteins:
- the lepB gene encoding signal peptidase I, whose translation MTEEQTGKRRSSFRRELPVLLGVAVLVAVLVRTFVLQTFFIPSPSMEHTLDVDDKVLVNKVVYDFREPRRGEIVVFAAPRQWRGRDAEQDFIKRVIGVGGDHVQCCDAQQRLTVNGQALDEPYVYRDADGVRNQAARGPFDVTVPSGRLWVMGDHREASADSLEHWLAKPDLQEATIPTGSVVGRAFGVFWPLDRATWLTVPPAFTDVPPAPARR comes from the coding sequence GTGACCGAAGAGCAGACCGGAAAACGTCGCAGCTCCTTCCGGCGGGAGCTTCCGGTGCTCCTCGGGGTGGCGGTCCTCGTCGCCGTCCTCGTGCGGACGTTCGTGCTGCAGACCTTCTTCATCCCCTCCCCCTCGATGGAGCACACGCTCGACGTCGACGACAAGGTGCTGGTCAACAAGGTCGTCTACGACTTCCGGGAGCCCCGGCGCGGCGAGATCGTCGTCTTCGCGGCCCCGCGGCAGTGGCGGGGCCGCGACGCGGAGCAGGATTTCATCAAACGCGTCATCGGGGTCGGCGGCGACCACGTGCAGTGCTGCGACGCGCAGCAACGCCTCACGGTCAACGGCCAGGCCCTCGACGAGCCGTACGTCTATCGGGACGCCGACGGCGTGCGCAACCAGGCGGCCCGCGGACCGTTCGACGTCACGGTGCCCAGCGGTCGGCTCTGGGTGATGGGCGACCATCGCGAGGCGTCCGCCGACTCGCTCGAACACTGGCTGGCGAAGCCCGACCTGCAGGAGGCGACCATCCCCACCGGCTCCGTCGTGGGCCGCGCCTTCGGCGTCTTCTGGCCGCTCGACCGGGCGACGTGGCTGACGGTGCCGCCGGCGTTCACCGACGTTCCCCCGGCCCCGGCCCGGCGGTAG
- a CDS encoding vWA domain-containing protein, with product MSMDANRGNRLLASILSFVLGVGVAIVLGHYFLPATNKCHGTELTVWSSTEPGLARADTSAGLGRLQEAAQQYGCISVVALSSGFAQQRIATSPAAGGADLPDVWLPTHSFWNALLERGDRYDDSLGSFTTSKMRLYVKFGTPLASALSGSGSVAWRDLATQAAAGRLDLVKENALNSTSGAMATILAFEAAAGGDSGISADDVRAGKLDTYAAPLERSVATYPGEIVEFLSSFKPPIDTAALPNAMIVEEAVYEGFPGFAQHYRGVELAGPDPTLDHPYLKRPKLDKNKAALADAFHRTLMTRTWQDRLDQAGFESTEDHGLTRRDGAVVEAILERWRETLRKRISLAITLDQSGSTEPYKRQLAEAMTTALRSLSATDRVAFYGFPGAAGAVYEPLSGGFADPTQITVPNVPNRGGSSPVVEAVRETADLVRDQVGANADNPRKQAVIVFTDGEQAGAGSSREQQRDTERIRSYRDAGVQVFFVLVGRKPLCAVDRIYSTLPSDCRTGGRPAKLDQDERRWVYCIADRPDCPTPLPSQRGKSDEEHIRAIIKQIFDQLGGAPI from the coding sequence GTGAGCATGGACGCCAACCGGGGCAACCGCCTGCTCGCGAGCATCCTCAGCTTCGTGCTGGGCGTCGGGGTCGCCATCGTCCTGGGGCATTACTTCCTGCCCGCCACGAACAAGTGTCACGGCACCGAGCTCACCGTCTGGTCGTCGACCGAGCCCGGCCTGGCCCGCGCCGACACCTCGGCCGGGCTGGGCCGGCTGCAGGAGGCGGCCCAGCAGTACGGCTGCATCTCCGTCGTGGCTCTGAGCTCAGGATTCGCGCAGCAGCGGATCGCGACCTCGCCGGCCGCGGGCGGCGCCGACCTGCCGGACGTCTGGCTGCCCACCCACTCGTTCTGGAACGCGCTGCTGGAGCGGGGCGACCGCTACGACGACAGCCTCGGCTCGTTCACGACCAGCAAGATGCGGCTGTACGTCAAGTTCGGCACCCCGCTGGCCTCCGCGCTCAGCGGCTCGGGCTCGGTCGCGTGGCGCGATCTGGCCACCCAGGCCGCGGCCGGCCGGCTCGACCTGGTCAAGGAGAACGCGCTCAACTCGACGTCGGGCGCGATGGCCACGATCCTGGCGTTCGAGGCGGCCGCGGGCGGCGACAGCGGCATCTCGGCCGACGACGTCCGGGCGGGCAAGCTCGACACCTACGCCGCGCCGCTGGAACGATCGGTCGCCACGTACCCGGGCGAGATCGTGGAGTTCCTGTCCTCGTTCAAGCCCCCGATCGACACCGCCGCCCTGCCCAACGCCATGATCGTCGAGGAGGCCGTCTACGAGGGCTTCCCCGGCTTCGCCCAGCACTACCGCGGGGTCGAGCTGGCCGGGCCCGACCCGACGCTCGACCACCCGTATCTCAAGCGGCCCAAGCTCGACAAGAACAAGGCCGCCCTGGCCGACGCGTTCCATCGGACGCTGATGACCAGAACGTGGCAGGACCGGCTGGACCAGGCCGGTTTCGAGTCCACCGAAGACCACGGTCTGACCCGGCGCGACGGCGCGGTCGTCGAGGCCATCCTGGAACGCTGGCGGGAGACGCTGCGCAAACGGATCAGTCTGGCCATCACGCTCGACCAGTCGGGCTCCACGGAACCGTACAAGCGGCAGCTGGCCGAGGCGATGACGACCGCCCTGCGCAGCCTGTCGGCGACCGACCGGGTGGCGTTCTACGGGTTCCCGGGCGCGGCGGGCGCGGTCTACGAGCCGTTGTCCGGCGGTTTCGCCGACCCCACGCAGATAACCGTGCCCAATGTGCCCAACCGCGGCGGCAGCAGTCCCGTGGTCGAGGCCGTGCGGGAGACCGCCGACCTCGTACGGGATCAGGTCGGGGCCAACGCCGACAACCCGCGCAAGCAGGCCGTCATCGTGTTCACCGACGGCGAGCAGGCCGGGGCGGGCAGCTCCCGCGAGCAGCAGCGCGACACCGAGCGGATCCGCAGCTACCGCGACGCCGGCGTGCAGGTGTTCTTCGTGCTGGTCGGCCGGAAACCGCTGTGCGCGGTCGACCGGATCTACAGCACGCTGCCCTCGGACTGCCGCACGGGCGGCCGGCCGGCCAAGCTCGACCAGGACGAGCGGCGCTGGGTGTACTGCATCGCCGACCGCCCGGACTGCCCCACTCCCCTGCCCTCGCAACGCGGCAAGTCGGACGAGGAGCACATCCGGGCGATCATCAAGCAGATCTTCGACCAGCTAGGCGGCGCTCCCATCTGA
- a CDS encoding SDR family NAD(P)-dependent oxidoreductase, whose translation MTTLAVVGAGPGLGAAVARRFGAAGFEVALISRNPGKLGGRGYPADVRDPEALHAALTQAADELGPIEVLQYSPIPHRDFLKPVADTTPQDVVAAVEFSVLGPMTAVNAVLPGMRQLGRGAILFVNGGSGARPDPKVAGTSIAFAGEGAYGKMLHETLGPEGIRVAQLIIPGAIRPADTDGLAEQLWRLHATDGEFRTWSDGSAA comes from the coding sequence ATGACCACCCTCGCCGTCGTCGGGGCCGGGCCGGGGCTCGGAGCGGCAGTCGCGCGCCGGTTCGGCGCCGCGGGTTTCGAGGTCGCGCTCATCTCGCGCAACCCCGGCAAGCTCGGCGGGCGGGGCTACCCGGCCGACGTACGGGATCCCGAGGCGCTCCACGCAGCCCTGACGCAGGCGGCCGACGAGCTCGGGCCGATCGAGGTGCTGCAGTACAGCCCGATCCCGCACCGCGACTTCCTCAAGCCGGTTGCGGACACGACCCCGCAGGACGTGGTCGCGGCCGTGGAGTTCTCGGTGCTGGGCCCCATGACGGCCGTCAACGCGGTGCTGCCGGGCATGCGGCAGCTGGGCCGCGGCGCGATCCTGTTCGTCAACGGCGGCAGCGGCGCCCGGCCCGACCCGAAGGTCGCGGGCACCTCGATCGCCTTCGCGGGCGAGGGGGCGTACGGGAAAATGCTGCACGAGACGCTGGGGCCCGAAGGCATCCGGGTCGCGCAGCTGATCATCCCGGGCGCGATCAGGCCGGCGGACACGGACGGGCTGGCCGAGCAGCTGTGGCGGCTGCACGCGACCGATGGCGAGTTCCGCACCTGGTCAGATGGGAGCGCCGCCTAG
- a CDS encoding shikimate dehydrogenase has product MRCGLIGAGIGTSLSPALHEEEGRRQGLDLTYELFDTADPHGLRSVLDEAERAGFAGVNITHPFKQRVIELVDDLSQQARAIGAVNTVVFRGGRRQGHNTDAYGFAAAYQSKVSGNVVQLGAGGAGAATAHVLRGMDAIEHLTVVDPDRGRREKLISRGLSVVGPDDLPAVMRTADGLVNATPVGMKEHPGMPLAPELLHRGLWVVDIVYMPVVTPLLAAARDRGLRATGGTAMCAYQAAAAFELLTGRTPDTARMLRHLDAVLACKGAPDAPVAPHGKDH; this is encoded by the coding sequence ATGCGCTGCGGCCTGATCGGTGCGGGAATCGGCACCTCGCTCTCCCCGGCGCTGCACGAGGAGGAGGGTCGCCGTCAGGGGCTCGACCTCACCTACGAGTTGTTCGACACCGCCGACCCGCACGGCCTGAGATCCGTGCTCGACGAAGCCGAGCGGGCCGGGTTCGCCGGGGTCAACATCACCCACCCGTTCAAGCAGCGAGTGATCGAGCTCGTCGACGACCTGTCCCAGCAGGCACGGGCGATCGGCGCGGTCAACACCGTGGTCTTCCGTGGCGGCCGGCGGCAGGGTCACAACACCGACGCGTACGGTTTCGCCGCGGCCTACCAGTCGAAGGTGTCAGGAAATGTCGTGCAGCTGGGTGCGGGCGGAGCCGGCGCCGCTACTGCTCATGTGCTGCGCGGCATGGACGCCATCGAGCATCTCACCGTGGTCGATCCCGACCGGGGCCGCCGAGAGAAGTTGATCAGCCGAGGTCTCAGCGTCGTCGGGCCGGACGACCTGCCGGCCGTGATGAGGACGGCCGACGGCCTGGTCAACGCCACCCCCGTCGGCATGAAAGAACACCCCGGCATGCCGCTGGCCCCCGAGCTGCTCCACCGTGGCCTGTGGGTCGTCGACATCGTCTACATGCCCGTCGTGACGCCGCTGCTGGCGGCGGCCCGCGACCGTGGCCTGCGGGCGACCGGCGGAACGGCGATGTGCGCCTACCAGGCCGCCGCCGCCTTCGAGCTGCTGACCGGGCGCACCCCCGACACCGCGCGCATGCTGCGCCACCTGGATGCCGTCCTGGCCTGCAAGGGAGCCCCCGATGCACCCGTCGCCCCGCATGGAAAAGACCACTGA
- a CDS encoding Nramp family divalent metal transporter, whose protein sequence is MHPSPRMEKTTDLPEPPSLRRMVGPGVVAVGIGMAAGEIILWPYLTAIGGLGLLWLAFCTLAVQFVINMEIERYTLATGQTVVAGFSRWWKGWGILICLAGAFQYVWPGWATSGSTVLTYLFGGGDPVWITVIGLVLVGGLLSVSKVIYTTVERVEWVKVGLTIFFLAVVVVFVISLTTWGEGARATVTEFGQIPEGVTFTLILSAIGAAGAGGVHNLVLSNWIRDKRYGMGAHVPRLISPITGQEEAAGTDRYTPATDEANLARWRVWWKRANLEHLITFVAVCFVTISIMCLLAYETLFGRDDLKNDTSFLRIEAGILSDQVGGWLELLFLAVAAVSLWAAAMGLLDIIGRVASDFLRRNYLQDSARWTEPRIYLTVVWIEIVLGSTILLAGFTQPLGLLIVSTCAASVVTLLYSALLVRLNTRDLPQEVRMRGWRLGGMLVAIGFYGFFAIAMVVTQLQRL, encoded by the coding sequence ATGCACCCGTCGCCCCGCATGGAAAAGACCACTGACCTCCCCGAACCCCCCTCCCTGCGCCGCATGGTCGGCCCCGGCGTCGTCGCCGTCGGCATCGGCATGGCCGCCGGCGAGATCATCCTGTGGCCGTACCTGACCGCGATCGGCGGGCTCGGCCTGCTCTGGCTGGCCTTCTGCACCCTGGCCGTCCAGTTCGTGATCAACATGGAGATCGAGCGCTACACGCTGGCCACCGGGCAGACCGTCGTGGCCGGCTTCTCCCGCTGGTGGAAGGGCTGGGGCATCCTGATCTGCCTGGCCGGGGCCTTCCAGTACGTCTGGCCGGGCTGGGCGACCAGCGGCTCGACCGTGCTGACGTACCTGTTCGGCGGGGGCGACCCGGTCTGGATCACGGTGATCGGCCTGGTGCTGGTCGGGGGTCTGCTCTCGGTGTCCAAGGTGATCTACACGACCGTCGAGCGGGTCGAGTGGGTCAAGGTCGGGCTGACCATCTTCTTCCTGGCCGTCGTGGTCGTCTTCGTCATCTCGCTGACCACGTGGGGCGAGGGCGCCCGGGCCACCGTCACCGAGTTCGGGCAGATCCCCGAGGGCGTCACGTTCACGCTGATCCTGAGCGCGATCGGAGCGGCCGGCGCGGGCGGTGTGCACAATCTGGTGCTCAGCAACTGGATCCGCGACAAGCGCTACGGCATGGGCGCGCACGTGCCCCGGCTGATCTCCCCGATCACCGGGCAGGAGGAGGCCGCGGGCACCGACCGCTACACGCCGGCCACCGACGAGGCCAACCTGGCGCGCTGGCGGGTCTGGTGGAAGCGGGCCAACCTCGAGCACCTGATCACGTTCGTGGCCGTCTGCTTCGTGACCATCAGCATCATGTGCCTGCTGGCGTACGAGACGCTGTTCGGCCGCGACGACCTCAAGAACGACACCTCGTTCCTGCGCATCGAGGCCGGCATCCTCTCCGACCAGGTCGGCGGCTGGCTCGAACTGCTGTTCCTGGCGGTCGCCGCGGTGTCGCTGTGGGCGGCCGCGATGGGTCTGCTCGACATCATCGGCCGGGTCGCCTCGGACTTCCTGCGCCGCAACTACCTGCAGGACTCGGCCCGCTGGACCGAACCGCGGATCTACCTGACCGTGGTCTGGATCGAGATCGTGCTGGGCTCGACCATCCTGCTGGCCGGCTTCACCCAGCCGCTGGGGCTGCTGATCGTCTCGACGTGCGCCGCCTCGGTGGTCACCCTGCTCTACTCGGCTCTGCTGGTGCGTCTGAACACTCGCGATCTGCCGCAAGAAGTGCGGATGCGCGGCTGGCGCCTGGGCGGGATGCTCGTGGCCATCGGGTTCTACGGCTTCTTCGCCATCGCGATGGTCGTCACGCAGCTGCAACGGCTGTGA
- a CDS encoding CocE/NonD family hydrolase produces the protein MARFTRLAGLIADKALGLPTKAVPYEVRKDVAVPMPDGVTLLANHYRPSGHDEPLPVVLVRVPYGRAGAFGQLFAAPLARRGFQVFMQATRGTFGSGGQFRPFTSERDDGLATIEWLRKQPWCDGRIAMAGGSYFGHTQWAVAPYAEPPLTCVMPHITSANMTDRLFYEHGVPQIHTALSWSATIGRQERPGLLSSLPDPRDRARVNRALGRLPLQAVDVQVAGAPVPFWRDFVAHAEPGDTFWSQADHDADYGRMPPVSTVTGWWDLFLAGNLADYTALRAAGVEARLVVGPWIHGEPGELRTVAQTDAVWLEHHLNGGPAPTGKPVRVHLQQASRWLEFDNWPPEDVRETLLHLGRGGRLVTRPEESAEPSRFTYDPADPTPTVGGPLLAPPGKQADNASVEKRDDVLVFTGPALGGDLDVVGPVRATVHVRTSLPYADVFVRLCDVDTKGVSRNVVDGIQRLDPRLSADEPGPDGVRAVHVELFPTAYRFRAGHRLRVQVSGGAFPRYARNMGTPEPFGIATEGVSCDFEVLHDADHPSHVAVHVR, from the coding sequence ATGGCGAGATTCACGCGGCTGGCCGGACTGATCGCGGACAAGGCCCTCGGGCTGCCCACCAAGGCGGTCCCGTACGAGGTACGCAAGGACGTCGCGGTGCCGATGCCCGACGGCGTGACGCTGCTGGCCAACCACTACCGCCCCAGCGGTCACGACGAGCCGTTGCCCGTGGTGCTCGTCCGGGTGCCGTACGGGCGGGCCGGCGCCTTCGGGCAGCTGTTCGCGGCGCCCCTGGCCCGGCGCGGCTTCCAGGTGTTCATGCAGGCCACCCGGGGCACGTTCGGCTCCGGCGGGCAGTTCCGCCCGTTCACCAGCGAGCGCGACGACGGCCTGGCCACGATCGAGTGGCTGCGCAAGCAGCCGTGGTGCGACGGCCGGATCGCCATGGCCGGCGGCAGCTACTTCGGGCACACCCAGTGGGCCGTGGCGCCGTACGCGGAACCTCCCCTGACCTGCGTGATGCCGCACATCACGTCGGCCAACATGACCGACCGGCTGTTCTACGAGCACGGCGTCCCGCAGATCCACACCGCGCTGAGCTGGTCGGCCACGATCGGCCGGCAGGAGCGCCCGGGCCTGCTCAGCAGCCTGCCCGACCCGCGCGACCGGGCCCGGGTCAACCGCGCGCTCGGACGGCTGCCCCTGCAGGCCGTCGACGTCCAGGTGGCGGGCGCGCCCGTGCCCTTCTGGCGGGACTTCGTGGCGCACGCCGAGCCGGGCGACACGTTCTGGTCGCAGGCCGACCACGACGCCGACTACGGCCGGATGCCGCCGGTCAGCACAGTCACCGGCTGGTGGGACTTGTTCCTGGCGGGCAACCTGGCCGACTACACGGCGCTGCGGGCCGCCGGGGTCGAGGCGCGGCTGGTGGTCGGGCCGTGGATCCACGGCGAGCCGGGTGAGCTGCGGACGGTCGCGCAGACCGACGCGGTGTGGCTGGAGCATCACCTCAACGGCGGTCCGGCGCCGACCGGCAAGCCCGTACGGGTCCACCTGCAACAGGCCAGTCGCTGGCTCGAGTTCGACAACTGGCCGCCGGAGGACGTACGGGAAACGCTTCTGCATCTCGGGCGGGGCGGCCGGCTCGTGACCCGGCCCGAGGAGTCGGCCGAGCCCAGCCGGTTCACTTACGACCCGGCCGATCCGACCCCGACTGTCGGGGGTCCGCTGCTGGCGCCGCCCGGCAAACAGGCCGACAACGCGAGCGTCGAGAAGCGGGACGACGTGCTCGTCTTCACCGGACCCGCACTGGGCGGCGACCTCGACGTCGTCGGTCCGGTCCGCGCGACCGTCCACGTGCGCACTTCCCTCCCGTACGCGGATGTGTTCGTCCGGCTGTGCGATGTGGACACCAAGGGTGTGTCGCGCAACGTCGTCGACGGCATTCAGCGGCTCGACCCGCGCCTTTCCGCGGACGAGCCAGGGCCGGACGGGGTGCGGGCGGTCCACGTCGAACTGTTCCCGACCGCCTACCGGTTCCGGGCCGGGCACCGGCTGCGGGTGCAGGTCAGTGGTGGGGCGTTTCCGCGGTACGCGCGCAACATGGGCACGCCCGAGCCGTTCGGGATCGCGACCGAGGGCGTGAGCTGCGACTTCGAGGTGCTGCACGACGCCGATCACCCGTCGCACGTGGCGGTGCACGTGCGGTAG
- a CDS encoding DUF1304 domain-containing protein, which yields MMIVANVLVALVALIHVYILVLEMFLWTTPRGRAAFGLTPEFAAQTRTLAANQGLYNGFLAAGLIWGLIADLTSAKIFFLVCVAVAGLYGAATASKRILYVQTVPAALALIVVLIAA from the coding sequence ATGATGATCGTGGCGAACGTCCTGGTGGCGCTGGTCGCGCTCATCCACGTCTACATCCTGGTGCTCGAGATGTTCCTGTGGACCACCCCGCGCGGCCGGGCCGCCTTCGGCCTCACGCCGGAATTCGCTGCGCAGACCCGCACGCTCGCCGCCAACCAAGGTCTCTACAACGGCTTCCTGGCCGCGGGCCTGATCTGGGGCCTGATCGCCGACCTGACCTCCGCCAAGATCTTCTTCCTGGTCTGCGTCGCCGTCGCCGGCCTCTACGGCGCCGCCACCGCGAGCAAACGCATCCTGTACGTCCAGACCGTCCCCGCCGCCCTGGCCCTGATCGTCGTGCTGATCGCCGCCTGA
- a CDS encoding alpha-mannosidase, with protein sequence MHDTARTIEARVERFVREHLRPALERRSVPLDVVAWDVPGEPVPFAEAVKQQFTPIKPGVAWGKPWGTMWLHVTGEVPDGWGGPDVVREMVVDLGFSAAQAGFQAEGLVYRPDGEIVKGLEPLNNAVAAGDGPIEFFVEAASNPDVSRAVPTPMGDKATAGEEPIYTLRRIDLVERDRNVYHLLQDIGTLTGLMRELDPALPRRAQILRALERMCDVIDPDRVAGTAADGRAELAEVLASPAYASAHRIVAVGHAHIDSAWLWPVRETIRKCARTFSNVLALMDEYPDFVFACSSAQQYAWMKEHYPALFERIRARVAEGRFVPVGGMWVESDTNMPGGEALARQFIHGKGFFRREFGVEPDEVWLPDSFGYSAALPQIARAAGTHSFLTQKISWSETNKMPHHTFWWEGIDGSRVFTHFPPVDTYNSDLSGGDLARAQRQYAENGLSDVSLVPFGFGDGGGGPTREMLEAAARTRDLEGSPRVELGTPREFFADALAGHPAPATWSGEMYLELHRGTYTTQARTKQGNRRSEHLLREAELWWSAVAWRGLGEYPYEELDAAWRTVLLQQFHDILPGSSIAWVHQEAERNYALAGVALTTLIDQAQQLLAGPGTDSVVFNAAPVAAAGVPPLAAAVAAAPGWIPPTDDRVLDNGLVRAVLDDSGLLVSFVFEGRELLAGPAALLQVFRDIPNRWDAWDIDAHYQRHVTELRDADSVSVRSGSIVVERSYRDSSFVQTFRLAPDATWLDIETRVDWHESQKLLKLAFPLAVHADRATSEIQFGHVHRPTHANTSWDSARFETVAHRWVHVGEPGFGAVVANDSTYGHDITRRWAPDGSVCTQVRQSLLRAPRYPDPHADQGTHVLRSALGPAPTVLEALASGYQVNLPTRTVTGGSAVPPLISVSSPAVVVEAVKLAEDRSGDLIVRLYEARGGRATASITVSEPYGQAARTDLLERPLETLESLDLSLRPFEIVTLRLTR encoded by the coding sequence ATGCACGACACCGCACGCACGATCGAGGCCCGCGTCGAGCGTTTCGTCCGGGAGCACCTGCGACCCGCGCTGGAACGGCGGAGCGTGCCGCTCGACGTGGTGGCGTGGGACGTGCCGGGCGAGCCGGTGCCGTTCGCCGAGGCGGTGAAACAGCAGTTCACGCCGATCAAGCCCGGGGTCGCGTGGGGCAAACCGTGGGGCACGATGTGGCTGCACGTCACCGGGGAGGTCCCGGACGGCTGGGGCGGGCCTGACGTCGTCCGGGAAATGGTGGTCGACCTCGGGTTCTCGGCGGCGCAGGCCGGGTTCCAGGCCGAAGGGCTCGTCTATCGGCCCGACGGCGAGATCGTCAAAGGCCTGGAGCCGCTCAACAACGCCGTCGCCGCCGGGGACGGGCCGATCGAGTTCTTCGTCGAGGCCGCGTCCAACCCGGACGTGAGCCGGGCCGTGCCCACGCCGATGGGGGACAAGGCCACCGCGGGCGAGGAGCCGATCTACACGCTGCGCCGGATCGACCTGGTCGAGCGCGATCGGAACGTGTACCACCTGCTGCAGGACATCGGGACGCTGACCGGGCTGATGCGCGAGCTCGACCCGGCGCTGCCCCGCCGCGCGCAGATCCTGCGGGCGCTGGAGCGGATGTGCGACGTGATCGACCCCGACCGGGTGGCCGGGACCGCGGCCGACGGGCGGGCCGAGCTGGCCGAGGTGCTGGCCTCGCCCGCCTACGCGAGCGCGCACCGGATCGTCGCGGTCGGGCACGCGCACATCGACTCGGCCTGGCTCTGGCCCGTACGCGAGACGATCCGCAAGTGCGCCCGGACGTTCTCCAACGTGCTGGCCCTGATGGACGAGTACCCCGATTTCGTGTTCGCGTGTTCCAGCGCCCAGCAGTACGCGTGGATGAAGGAGCACTACCCGGCCCTGTTCGAGCGGATCCGCGCCCGCGTCGCCGAGGGCCGGTTCGTGCCGGTGGGCGGCATGTGGGTCGAGTCCGACACCAACATGCCCGGCGGCGAGGCCCTGGCCCGGCAGTTCATCCACGGCAAGGGCTTCTTCCGGCGCGAGTTCGGCGTCGAACCCGACGAGGTGTGGCTGCCCGACTCGTTCGGCTACTCGGCCGCGCTGCCGCAGATCGCGCGCGCGGCCGGCACCCACTCGTTCCTCACCCAGAAGATCTCGTGGAGCGAGACCAACAAGATGCCGCACCACACGTTCTGGTGGGAGGGCATCGACGGCAGCCGCGTGTTCACGCACTTCCCGCCGGTCGACACGTACAACTCCGACCTGTCCGGCGGTGACCTGGCCCGGGCCCAGCGGCAGTACGCGGAGAACGGGCTGAGCGACGTCTCGCTGGTGCCGTTCGGGTTCGGCGACGGCGGCGGCGGCCCCACCCGCGAGATGCTGGAGGCGGCCGCCCGCACCCGGGACCTGGAAGGCTCGCCCAGGGTCGAGCTGGGTACGCCGCGGGAGTTCTTCGCCGACGCGCTGGCCGGGCACCCCGCGCCGGCCACGTGGTCCGGCGAGATGTATCTGGAGCTGCACCGGGGCACGTACACGACGCAGGCCAGGACCAAGCAGGGCAACCGGCGCAGCGAGCACCTGCTGCGCGAGGCCGAGCTGTGGTGGTCGGCGGTGGCCTGGCGCGGGCTGGGTGAATATCCGTACGAGGAATTGGACGCGGCCTGGCGCACGGTGCTGCTGCAGCAGTTCCACGACATCCTGCCCGGCTCGTCGATCGCCTGGGTGCATCAGGAGGCCGAACGCAACTACGCGCTGGCCGGCGTGGCGCTGACCACGCTCATCGACCAGGCGCAGCAGCTGCTGGCCGGCCCGGGAACCGACTCGGTCGTGTTCAACGCGGCCCCGGTCGCGGCGGCCGGAGTGCCGCCGCTCGCGGCCGCGGTGGCCGCCGCGCCCGGCTGGATACCGCCCACGGATGACCGGGTGCTCGACAACGGCCTGGTCCGAGCCGTTCTCGACGATTCCGGGCTGCTGGTGTCGTTCGTCTTCGAAGGGCGAGAGCTGCTGGCCGGACCGGCTGCCCTCCTGCAGGTCTTCCGCGACATCCCCAACCGGTGGGACGCCTGGGACATCGATGCCCACTACCAGCGGCACGTCACCGAGCTGCGCGACGCCGACTCCGTTTCGGTGCGCTCCGGCTCGATCGTGGTCGAGCGCTCCTACCGTGACTCGTCGTTCGTGCAGACGTTCCGCCTGGCCCCGGACGCGACTTGGCTCGACATCGAGACCCGGGTCGACTGGCACGAGTCGCAGAAGCTGCTCAAGCTGGCCTTTCCCCTGGCCGTGCACGCCGACCGGGCCACCTCGGAGATCCAGTTCGGGCACGTCCACCGCCCCACCCACGCCAACACGTCGTGGGACAGCGCCCGCTTCGAGACCGTGGCGCACCGCTGGGTCCACGTCGGTGAACCCGGCTTCGGCGCGGTGGTGGCCAACGACTCCACGTACGGTCACGACATCACCCGCCGCTGGGCCCCCGACGGCTCCGTCTGCACCCAGGTCCGGCAGTCGCTGCTGCGGGCGCCGCGCTATCCCGACCCCCACGCCGACCAGGGCACCCACGTGCTGCGGTCGGCGCTGGGCCCGGCCCCCACGGTCCTCGAGGCGCTCGCTTCGGGCTACCAGGTCAACCTCCCCACCCGTACGGTCACCGGCGGCTCGGCGGTGCCCCCGCTGATCAGCGTGTCCTCGCCCGCGGTGGTGGTGGAGGCGGTGAAGCTGGCCGAGGACCGCTCGGGCGACCTGATCGTGCGCCTCTACGAGGCCCGGGGCGGGCGGGCCACGGCCTCGATCACGGTGTCCGAGCCGTACGGGCAGGCCGCGCGGACGGATCTGCTGGAGCGGCCGCTGGAAACGCTGGAGTCGCTCGACCTCTCGCTCCGCCCGTTCGAGATCGTGACCCTGCGCCTCACCCGGTGA